From the Bacteroidia bacterium genome, one window contains:
- a CDS encoding glycosyltransferase family 39 protein, whose protein sequence is MTRLTYINTDKYRRTYSGNWRRTVDARLRASAPWMIAFAALWRFPGLALGEMQQWDEAIYALRVQVILRFGEVWDQSVNMLAGSYYSAHPPLYVWFSTFWSLLLGEAVWTHRLTSALAGAGLVLLTYRIGRRMVPRTLATLAALFVGFAPLLVRYSRLGQLDALLALLMLAALWAGIVYVREERKRHLLAGALFLGAALMTKMLFALSVPAGIFCAGLLLNGAERRRALTFAITATALSLPLWLPWLLSFSLRHGDGNLLYIFSSAVPLGATLGGQEGTMKETGLLYYFNQLSVHVSAILPFALFAMYRTLRSRRSVGFLVLVVWFVLQFTALLATGSSFEVYLLPMFAPLALFAMRGVQLARRTALPVRKFLLTTSALCFVWSLSLDWRIAVKSVIGIASSAGVTGDTLLIALIFTVVTLCAVILALICAANIPAASLFSSSSLWALVVVIFAVSAYRYYHAEPKNMLDGADAVSGFIRESQPTALALIGNGENPQLTWYLDGADIGWHTDAPRTERLEPRHRGIEAVQSRLHALAERYSLLAVVELDDGVHDAHREPGDVLPRDFRIVLRTQGYLVARSTGASPAKEAR, encoded by the coding sequence ATGACGCGACTCACGTATATCAATACCGACAAGTACCGCCGCACGTACAGTGGGAATTGGCGCCGTACCGTGGACGCCCGGCTTCGTGCGTCTGCTCCCTGGATGATTGCCTTCGCTGCGCTCTGGCGTTTTCCCGGTCTCGCGCTGGGTGAAATGCAGCAATGGGATGAGGCGATCTATGCGCTGCGCGTGCAGGTGATACTGCGCTTCGGAGAAGTATGGGACCAGAGTGTGAACATGCTTGCCGGGAGTTATTACAGCGCCCATCCACCGTTGTATGTCTGGTTTTCCACCTTCTGGTCGCTGCTGCTCGGTGAAGCGGTGTGGACGCATCGGCTGACATCGGCTCTGGCAGGTGCCGGACTGGTACTGCTGACGTACCGTATCGGACGAAGAATGGTACCGCGCACGCTGGCAACTCTGGCCGCGTTGTTTGTGGGGTTCGCGCCATTGCTTGTCCGGTATTCACGACTCGGGCAATTGGACGCGCTGCTCGCGTTGTTGATGCTGGCGGCGCTTTGGGCCGGGATCGTCTATGTACGTGAAGAGCGGAAGCGTCATCTGCTGGCAGGTGCGTTGTTTCTCGGTGCGGCGTTGATGACGAAAATGCTCTTCGCGCTTTCCGTGCCGGCGGGCATATTCTGCGCCGGCTTGCTGCTCAATGGCGCGGAGCGTCGTCGTGCGCTAACGTTCGCCATAACCGCAACAGCACTGTCATTACCCCTCTGGCTTCCCTGGTTGCTTTCCTTTTCGCTTCGGCACGGCGACGGAAATCTGCTGTACATTTTTTCCTCCGCAGTACCTCTCGGCGCGACGCTCGGAGGTCAGGAGGGGACGATGAAGGAAACCGGTCTGCTGTACTACTTCAATCAGCTTAGCGTCCACGTCTCCGCCATACTGCCTTTCGCCCTTTTCGCCATGTACCGCACGTTGCGCAGCAGGCGGTCCGTGGGATTTCTCGTGCTCGTCGTCTGGTTTGTTCTTCAGTTCACGGCACTGCTGGCAACCGGGAGCAGTTTCGAGGTCTATCTGCTTCCTATGTTCGCTCCGCTGGCGCTGTTCGCGATGCGCGGGGTGCAGCTTGCGCGCAGAACCGCGCTGCCGGTAAGAAAATTTCTGCTGACCACCTCCGCGTTATGCTTCGTTTGGTCGCTCTCGCTGGATTGGCGCATTGCCGTCAAGAGTGTCATTGGCATCGCATCTTCCGCGGGGGTCACCGGTGACACACTGCTTATCGCGTTGATATTCACTGTCGTCACACTTTGTGCGGTGATTCTCGCTTTGATCTGCGCAGCGAACATTCCTGCGGCGAGTCTTTTCAGCAGCAGTTCGCTCTGGGCACTGGTTGTTGTGATTTTCGCTGTCAGCGCATATCGCTACTACCACGCTGAACCGAAAAATATGCTTGACGGCGCCGATGCGGTATCCGGATTCATTCGGGAATCCCAACCGACGGCGCTGGCCCTCATCGGTAATGGAGAAAATCCTCAACTCACGTGGTATCTCGATGGTGCGGACATTGGCTGGCACACCGATGCACCACGCACCGAACGACTCGAGCCCCGGCATCGCGGCATCGAGGCTGTGCAGAGTCGTCTGCACGCGCTGGCGGAGCGCTATTCCCTCCTCGCCGTGGTGGAACTCGATGATGGCGTGCATGATGCGCATCGCGAACCCGGCGATGTGCTCCCGCGGGATTTCCGCATTGTACTGCGCACGCAGGGATACCTGGTGGCGCGTTCCACGGGTGCTTCGCCGGCGAAAGAGGCACGCTAA
- a CDS encoding sigma 54-interacting transcriptional regulator yields the protein MVPVEDAHPVIPGYSVLARVGTGGNGTVYRVARTQDGVEFALKILNTVNAEQLTHLQSEFRILSTLDHPSLVRVHEFGYFDDGRAWFIMDWVEGATLAPAHVRGADGGFDAVLFAELTADLSAALAYIHSQHIFHGDLKPENITVTEERGRRVVRLMDFGLSGVRNGSGISGTLEYMAPEIIRGEAPNAGTDLYALGCLLFTVATGRVPYEADAPATLLRKHLYEAIPALPDDIPAALAAWIRTLMDKEARLRYRSAFQLHKAVSEFLGRAPGIAASGDLRRIRLPEIEREQEHARLTELRNEALLRPVVLCVVGPEGAGTSRMLRSLAADLQLDGVRVHRASGGLDMGVFSPILRIIAALAPGADEGDRRFATLAATFPGALPGVRPAELPALSGDGEQLRVFHAAAEILTPGEESCALIFDNADKADTFTRDFLAFFASYLEASGTSAFLLALGSTDTDLAALADVSASPLWQLMVLEALPRSTTAHALRELLGEVSPSFIDVMHRQSGGVPGKLEELLNFCEGEGILVATEHGWLVHERDNLGAVFPATLVQRYERILKRLSDEERGILSAVVAAALPLSPDALQYATELPAETIRKGLAVLVQEHLLDAADNGFYPAHAAVREAMDTPATSIHRALYSFFLSHPPLFDREAVLAHHALAADLRDEARPLLLSAARERELRFDYAGAAALLRNALTLAQHDAALRFDILDRLTRLSNILGKREDEQEFIEEMLLLAAQSQSPDKLASVYRNQTEYYLATGEYDRARRSAEKALGYCTEADDILGQAFCHQKLGVIEYRTQPGETVLRRYERARDLYATAGAAVDEGNILVDIGLVYSSMLEDAERAFEHFRLAEAIFEACANPRGLTRVFGNMGTQFYALGNYEEALRCHSRANELAKQSGDRRLIAISCGSMGQCEIALCRYSPALLHLQEELRIAGELDDSYLKGKCLENLGNVYMTLGAYDRAVASLQEALSLAEASGDVVSAASCHIDIAGCLIERRDFDGAQKLLAKAEALLSNVEYFNVTAMLHYRYGILHIARSADGDMEKALEAFNHLADIADRQGFDSYSILSRSYAGLVNLRLGRASVALDLSGDAMQMLDERGPLYGGAHDILFNHALILRANRAQSESMELIERAYTELMRSADSISDPQMYRSFLDDVRTNAAIIREQALRHRSDSPGSLTAVREQNLRTLYEVAKKINSVLDLDTLLDSIMDSALEAMNGERGMIFLIEDEQLTLKASRNVEKETIRDATEISLSILRDVLHGGKPIIVSNTSLDESFSRRDSVVNFNIHSLICVPMRSKDTITGTVYVDSRSDAVSAMSFSEIDAEFLEAFANLATIAIENARLHRSLQQENLYLRREVQQRFGFESIIGSSGPMQKLFSETQVAINSEGSVLIYGESGTGKELIAKAIHYNGPRKEKHFVAVDCGALPDTLLESELFGYKRGAFTGAVADKAGLFEEAHNGTLFLDEISNTSLAFQAKLLRVLQEGEFRRVGDPNTRMVNVRVICATNTNLQDAIANNAFRQDLFYRLNVIPITVPPLRERLADIPELVQHFIVKYNALHPSAVTGASAELIAQLQQQQWKGNVRELENLINRMIAQASEALLTTKMMPQEYGTMSRGPDSDTKSELSVSLRAPKRLTTLVDVEKEHITFVLKHCDGNKTEAAKILGLKRTTLVEKMKKLGMM from the coding sequence ATGGTTCCTGTGGAGGATGCACACCCCGTTATTCCCGGGTACTCGGTACTCGCCCGCGTCGGCACCGGCGGAAACGGGACGGTGTATCGCGTCGCGCGAACGCAGGACGGCGTGGAATTCGCCCTGAAAATCCTCAACACCGTCAACGCGGAACAGCTAACGCATCTGCAATCGGAATTTCGCATACTCAGTACGCTCGACCATCCGAGTCTTGTGCGCGTCCACGAATTCGGGTATTTCGACGACGGTCGTGCATGGTTCATCATGGACTGGGTAGAGGGAGCGACGCTCGCACCGGCGCATGTGCGAGGCGCCGATGGAGGCTTCGATGCCGTTCTCTTTGCGGAGCTCACCGCCGACCTTTCCGCAGCGCTTGCCTACATCCATTCACAGCATATTTTCCATGGTGACCTGAAACCGGAAAACATCACGGTAACGGAAGAGCGTGGCAGGCGTGTCGTGCGTCTGATGGATTTTGGTCTGAGCGGAGTACGGAACGGATCCGGTATCAGCGGAACACTGGAGTACATGGCGCCGGAAATCATTCGCGGCGAAGCCCCCAACGCCGGTACCGACCTGTATGCCCTCGGCTGCTTGCTCTTTACCGTCGCGACCGGCCGTGTTCCGTATGAAGCCGATGCACCGGCGACTCTGCTCCGGAAACATTTGTATGAGGCAATACCCGCGCTTCCGGATGATATTCCCGCCGCCCTGGCAGCCTGGATTCGGACGCTCATGGACAAAGAAGCACGGTTGCGCTATCGGAGCGCTTTTCAACTCCATAAGGCTGTGTCGGAGTTTCTTGGGCGCGCGCCCGGCATTGCGGCGTCGGGGGACTTGCGGCGCATTCGGCTACCGGAAATCGAAAGAGAGCAGGAACACGCGCGACTCACCGAGCTGCGAAACGAGGCCTTGTTGCGTCCGGTCGTGCTGTGCGTTGTCGGTCCTGAAGGTGCCGGCACGTCGCGTATGCTCCGATCGCTCGCCGCCGATCTTCAACTGGACGGCGTCCGTGTCCATCGCGCCAGCGGCGGTCTCGACATGGGAGTATTTTCTCCGATACTACGTATCATAGCCGCCCTCGCGCCGGGTGCGGACGAAGGCGACAGACGCTTTGCCACCCTTGCCGCGACCTTTCCGGGTGCGCTGCCCGGTGTGCGACCCGCGGAACTCCCCGCGTTGAGCGGTGACGGAGAGCAGCTCCGTGTGTTTCATGCAGCAGCGGAAATTCTGACGCCCGGAGAAGAGAGCTGCGCCCTGATATTCGACAACGCAGACAAAGCGGATACGTTTACACGTGATTTCCTGGCCTTTTTCGCTTCCTATCTGGAGGCCTCCGGAACATCCGCATTCCTGTTGGCGCTCGGAAGCACCGATACGGATCTTGCCGCGCTCGCCGATGTCAGCGCCTCGCCACTCTGGCAGCTCATGGTACTCGAAGCGCTGCCGCGAAGCACAACCGCCCATGCCCTCCGCGAATTGCTGGGTGAGGTCTCACCCTCCTTTATCGACGTCATGCACCGGCAGAGCGGAGGCGTTCCGGGAAAACTCGAGGAACTGCTGAACTTCTGCGAGGGCGAGGGGATCCTCGTTGCCACCGAGCACGGCTGGCTCGTCCACGAACGCGATAATCTTGGCGCTGTGTTTCCCGCGACACTCGTTCAGCGCTACGAACGCATACTGAAGCGCCTCAGCGACGAGGAACGCGGCATCCTTTCCGCGGTCGTCGCAGCCGCACTCCCGTTATCTCCGGACGCGTTGCAGTACGCGACGGAACTGCCCGCTGAAACCATCCGAAAGGGACTCGCAGTACTCGTTCAGGAACATCTGCTCGACGCAGCGGACAATGGGTTCTATCCGGCACATGCGGCCGTGCGCGAAGCGATGGATACACCGGCGACGAGCATCCACCGTGCGCTGTATTCCTTCTTCCTCTCCCATCCTCCCCTGTTCGACCGTGAAGCCGTGCTGGCGCATCACGCCCTGGCTGCGGATTTGCGCGACGAGGCTCGTCCTTTGCTGCTCTCCGCCGCGAGAGAACGGGAACTGCGCTTCGATTACGCCGGAGCCGCTGCGCTTTTGCGTAATGCTCTCACTCTGGCGCAGCACGACGCCGCACTGCGTTTCGACATTCTCGACAGGCTCACCCGGCTCAGTAACATTCTCGGGAAACGCGAAGACGAACAGGAATTCATCGAGGAAATGTTGCTGCTCGCGGCCCAGTCACAATCTCCCGATAAACTTGCGAGCGTGTACAGAAATCAGACCGAGTATTATCTCGCGACCGGAGAGTATGACCGCGCCCGGCGGAGCGCCGAAAAGGCGCTCGGATATTGCACCGAAGCTGATGACATTTTAGGGCAGGCGTTCTGCCATCAGAAACTCGGCGTGATCGAATACCGCACCCAGCCGGGAGAAACGGTACTGCGGCGTTACGAACGCGCTCGTGACCTGTACGCAACAGCCGGCGCAGCCGTGGACGAAGGAAATATTCTCGTGGACATTGGCCTGGTGTACAGTTCCATGCTCGAGGATGCCGAAAGGGCCTTCGAACATTTTCGTCTCGCAGAGGCCATCTTCGAGGCCTGCGCCAATCCCAGGGGACTCACGCGCGTCTTCGGAAACATGGGGACGCAATTCTATGCGCTCGGAAACTATGAGGAAGCGCTGCGCTGTCATTCGCGCGCAAACGAATTGGCCAAACAGTCCGGCGATCGACGCCTGATCGCCATTTCCTGCGGATCCATGGGGCAGTGCGAAATCGCTCTTTGCCGCTACTCCCCCGCCCTGCTGCACCTGCAGGAGGAATTGCGCATCGCCGGTGAACTCGACGACAGTTACCTCAAGGGGAAATGCCTCGAGAATCTTGGCAACGTCTACATGACGCTCGGCGCTTACGACCGAGCGGTCGCCTCGTTACAGGAGGCCTTGTCGCTTGCGGAGGCATCGGGCGACGTCGTCTCCGCGGCGAGCTGCCATATCGATATCGCGGGCTGCCTTATCGAGCGCAGGGATTTCGACGGCGCACAGAAGTTGCTTGCGAAAGCAGAAGCACTGCTCTCGAACGTCGAGTATTTCAACGTCACCGCCATGCTCCACTACCGGTATGGCATACTCCATATCGCACGCTCCGCTGATGGGGACATGGAAAAGGCCCTGGAGGCCTTTAATCACCTGGCAGACATCGCCGACCGTCAGGGCTTCGATTCCTATTCGATTCTCTCCCGCTCCTACGCAGGGCTGGTGAATCTCCGTCTCGGCCGTGCATCCGTCGCCCTGGATCTCTCCGGTGACGCCATGCAGATGCTCGACGAGCGGGGGCCACTTTACGGCGGCGCGCACGATATTCTTTTTAACCACGCTCTTATACTGCGGGCGAACAGAGCGCAAAGCGAGTCGATGGAACTGATCGAGCGCGCATACACCGAGCTGATGCGCAGCGCCGACAGCATTTCCGACCCGCAGATGTACCGAAGTTTTCTGGACGACGTGCGTACCAACGCTGCGATCATCCGGGAACAGGCGCTGCGACACAGAAGCGACTCGCCCGGATCGCTCACCGCTGTTCGCGAGCAAAACCTTCGCACACTGTATGAGGTGGCGAAGAAAATCAATTCCGTGCTCGACCTCGACACGCTCCTTGACAGCATCATGGACAGCGCGTTGGAGGCAATGAACGGCGAACGGGGAATGATATTCCTCATCGAAGACGAGCAGCTCACGCTGAAAGCCTCACGGAATGTGGAGAAGGAAACCATTCGCGATGCAACCGAGATCAGTCTGAGCATCCTCCGCGACGTGCTGCACGGAGGCAAACCGATCATCGTATCCAACACATCGCTGGACGAATCTTTCAGCCGGCGGGATTCGGTGGTGAATTTCAACATTCACTCCCTGATTTGTGTCCCCATGCGGTCGAAGGATACGATTACAGGCACGGTATACGTGGATTCGCGTTCGGATGCCGTGTCGGCGATGTCGTTTTCCGAAATCGATGCCGAATTTCTCGAGGCCTTCGCCAATCTCGCGACCATCGCCATCGAGAACGCGCGGTTGCATCGGTCACTCCAACAGGAAAATCTGTACCTGCGACGCGAAGTACAGCAACGCTTCGGATTCGAGAGCATCATCGGGTCCAGCGGCCCAATGCAAAAACTCTTTTCCGAGACGCAAGTCGCCATCAACAGCGAAGGCAGCGTACTCATTTACGGTGAGAGCGGCACGGGCAAGGAACTGATCGCAAAGGCGATCCATTACAATGGCCCCCGCAAGGAGAAGCATTTCGTCGCGGTGGATTGCGGCGCGCTTCCCGACACATTGCTCGAGAGCGAGTTGTTCGGATACAAACGGGGAGCCTTCACGGGCGCGGTGGCGGATAAGGCTGGTCTCTTCGAGGAAGCCCATAACGGCACCTTGTTCCTGGACGAGATTTCGAATACCTCGCTCGCATTTCAGGCGAAATTATTACGCGTATTGCAGGAAGGCGAGTTCAGGCGCGTGGGCGATCCCAATACACGAATGGTAAATGTGCGCGTCATCTGCGCCACCAACACCAACCTGCAGGATGCCATCGCGAACAACGCATTCCGGCAGGATTTGTTCTACCGGCTCAACGTCATTCCCATCACCGTCCCCCCTTTGCGCGAACGTCTCGCCGACATTCCGGAGCTGGTGCAACACTTTATCGTGAAGTACAACGCCCTGCATCCGAGCGCTGTCACCGGCGCATCGGCCGAGTTGATTGCACAGTTGCAACAGCAGCAGTGGAAAGGCAACGTCCGCGAACTGGAGAATCTCATCAACCGCATGATCGCGCAGGCATCCGAAGCTTTGCTCACGACGAAAATGATGCCGCAAGAGTACGGTACGATGAGCCGCGGCCCGGACAGCGACACAAAATCGGAATTATCGGTCTCGTTACGTGCCCCGAAACGCCTGACCACACTTGTCGACGTCGAGAAAGAACACATCACCTTCGTTCTGAAACATTGCGATGGGAACAAGACGGAAGCCGCAAAAATCCTCGGGCTGAAGCGCACGACGCTTGTGGAAAAAATGAAAAAACTCGGGATGATGTAG
- the plsY gene encoding glycerol-3-phosphate 1-O-acyltransferase PlsY, protein MYLLSLIIILSYIVGSIPTGLLVSRHFKGIDIRKHGSGNIGSTNVMRMLGWKLGLLVQAGDVLKGLFAVLVIARLHYGDFPFNNRTPFDDITIVQIIAGLAAVLGHIFSVFLNFKGGKGINTAAGMLVGIAPIDISIALIVFALVLFTTGYVSLGSLSAATAFPSTLFIRYNIFHVDIPSYHTLILFSIATTLLLFYAHRSNIKRLLAGQENRFNKFRILGRNLGSTMKTFLF, encoded by the coding sequence ATGTACCTCCTCAGCCTCATCATCATCCTCAGCTACATCGTTGGTTCCATCCCCACGGGATTGCTCGTATCGCGCCATTTCAAAGGTATTGATATTCGCAAGCATGGCAGCGGAAATATCGGCAGCACCAACGTGATGCGCATGCTCGGCTGGAAGCTCGGTTTGCTCGTGCAGGCCGGTGATGTGCTCAAGGGGCTGTTCGCGGTACTGGTAATCGCCCGCCTCCATTACGGAGATTTCCCATTCAACAACCGTACACCGTTCGACGACATCACCATCGTGCAGATCATCGCGGGATTGGCCGCGGTACTTGGTCACATTTTCAGCGTCTTCCTCAATTTCAAGGGCGGCAAGGGCATCAACACCGCCGCAGGCATGCTCGTCGGCATAGCGCCGATCGACATCTCGATCGCGCTCATCGTGTTCGCGCTGGTGCTGTTCACCACCGGGTATGTTTCGCTTGGATCGTTGAGCGCCGCAACAGCCTTCCCTTCGACACTGTTCATTCGCTACAATATTTTCCACGTCGATATCCCGAGCTATCACACGCTGATCCTCTTCAGCATCGCCACGACGTTGTTACTGTTTTACGCACATCGGTCAAACATCAAACGCTTGCTGGCCGGACAGGAGAATCGCTTCAACAAATTCCGGATTCTCGGCAGGAACCTCGGTTCCACGATGAAAACGTTCCTCTTCTGA
- a CDS encoding NAD(P)-dependent glycerol-3-phosphate dehydrogenase: protein MKIGVLGAGSWGTTLAVLLSNNNHNVTLWSWSAEDAETMRASGRNTVYLPDLPLPAALRISCDITQTCTDADLLVVSTPTQHIRAVLTGIPVDLLRDPILVNVAKGIEKDSLLRVSQVIADVVPGFDPHRYAILSGPSHAEEVAQQRPTTVVAASINPRTTALTAQVFMTDTFRVYGSDDVVGVELGGALKNVIAIGAGICDGSNFGDNTKAALITRGIAEIRRLGVHLGSDPHTFAGLSGLGDLIVTTMSRHSRNRYVGEQIGKGRKLPDILQEMRMIAEGVDTARSAHDLAVRHGVEMPIVAQMYEILFNGKDPILATQELMTRQAKNEVWS from the coding sequence ATGAAAATCGGCGTCCTTGGGGCGGGGAGCTGGGGTACCACGCTCGCCGTCCTTCTCTCGAATAACAACCACAACGTGACGCTCTGGTCCTGGTCCGCAGAGGATGCGGAGACCATGCGCGCATCCGGCCGTAACACGGTGTATCTGCCCGACTTGCCGCTCCCTGCCGCACTCCGGATCAGCTGTGATATCACGCAAACGTGTACTGACGCCGACCTCCTCGTCGTCTCTACACCCACGCAACATATTCGCGCCGTACTCACGGGAATCCCTGTTGATCTGTTGCGTGACCCCATCCTTGTCAATGTGGCGAAGGGCATCGAAAAGGACAGCCTTCTGCGCGTCTCACAAGTCATCGCCGATGTTGTCCCCGGTTTCGATCCGCATCGCTATGCCATTCTGTCCGGGCCCAGCCATGCGGAGGAAGTCGCCCAGCAGCGACCCACCACCGTCGTAGCCGCGTCGATAAACCCACGGACAACCGCACTGACCGCACAGGTGTTCATGACCGACACATTCCGCGTCTATGGCAGCGACGACGTGGTCGGCGTGGAGCTTGGCGGAGCGCTGAAAAACGTGATCGCGATCGGTGCAGGTATATGTGACGGTTCTAATTTCGGCGACAACACCAAGGCCGCGCTCATCACCCGCGGCATCGCCGAGATCCGCCGCCTCGGGGTGCACCTTGGGTCGGATCCGCATACGTTTGCAGGTCTCTCCGGTCTTGGCGATCTTATCGTCACAACAATGAGCCGTCACAGCAGGAACCGCTACGTGGGTGAACAGATCGGCAAAGGGCGGAAACTTCCCGACATTCTGCAGGAGATGCGAATGATCGCCGAAGGCGTGGACACAGCGCGCTCCGCGCACGATCTCGCTGTACGTCACGGTGTGGAAATGCCCATAGTGGCGCAGATGTATGAAATCCTCTTCAACGGCAAAGATCCCATTCTCGCCACGCAGGAATTGATGACGCGACAGGCGAAAAACGAAGTGTGGTCGTAA